In one window of Lewinella sp. 4G2 DNA:
- the clpB gene encoding ATP-dependent chaperone ClpB, with the protein MNPNNFTIKSQEALQRAGEIALGNQQQSVEPAHLLKAIFEVDENVAPFLFKKMGANFPAVKAAVDSIVAGFPVVTGGEQHFSRAFATLMQHANVVAKDMGDEYVSIEHLLLATLKGNGPAANVLRDAGVNPKVLTKAIEELRQGKNVTSNSAENQYNSLEKYAINLNERARQGKLDPVIGRDEEIRRVLHILARRSKNNPILIGEPGVGKTAIVEGLAHRIVNGDVPEDLREKDIYSLDMGALIAGAKYQGEFEERLKAVINEVTQADGQIFLFIDEIHTLVGAGKGQGAMDAANILKPALARGELRAIGATTLAEYQKYFEADKALERRFQQVNVAEPSEEDAISILRGLKERYETHHKINILDEAVVAAVQLSERYINDRFLPDKAIDLIDEAAARLRLEMNSMPEELDQVERQIRQLEIEREAVKRENDEVKLDRLAADIANLEDKRNALRAQWESEREVVLGIQQAKSRIENLKNDAKQAERSGDFSRVAEIRYGLIPEVEQELESFNTRLGEMQTNAKMLVKEEVDSEDIAEIVARWTGIPVTRMLQSEREKLLKLEDELHKRVVGQEEAVEAVADAIRLNRTGLSSQDRPIGSFLFLGTTGVGKTELAKALADYLFNDANMMTRIDMSEYQERHAVSRLVGPPPGYVGYDEGGQLTEAVRRKPYSVVLLDEIEKAHPDVFNTLLQVLDDGRLTDNKGRTANFKNTIIIMTSNIGSEVIREKFSHINGNNEEEIVEETKEQLFNVLKQTVRPEFLNRIDDVVMFRPLSRGNIREIVELQLQQMREQLAEQDIHISMSHEAMDWLAAEGYSPEFGARPLKRVIKKRVLRQLSKQMLAGDILPGSRMVLDVFDDVVVFRKEREQEQVVEII; encoded by the coding sequence ATTGCCCTCGGTAACCAACAGCAGAGCGTAGAGCCAGCTCACCTACTGAAGGCAATTTTTGAAGTGGACGAGAACGTCGCCCCTTTTCTCTTTAAAAAGATGGGCGCCAACTTCCCCGCCGTCAAAGCCGCGGTGGATAGTATCGTTGCCGGCTTCCCCGTAGTTACGGGTGGCGAACAACACTTCAGCCGCGCCTTCGCTACGCTGATGCAACACGCCAACGTAGTTGCGAAGGATATGGGCGACGAGTACGTCTCCATCGAGCATCTGTTACTCGCTACGCTGAAGGGGAACGGCCCCGCCGCCAACGTCTTACGCGATGCCGGAGTAAACCCTAAAGTCCTGACGAAGGCCATCGAAGAGTTGCGGCAGGGAAAGAACGTCACGAGCAACTCCGCCGAAAACCAGTACAACAGCCTGGAGAAGTACGCCATCAATCTGAACGAGCGGGCCCGCCAGGGTAAGCTCGACCCGGTGATTGGTCGCGACGAAGAAATCCGCCGAGTACTTCACATTCTCGCTCGCCGCAGCAAGAATAATCCCATCCTGATCGGAGAACCCGGTGTCGGTAAAACCGCCATCGTAGAAGGCCTCGCCCACCGGATCGTAAACGGCGATGTCCCCGAAGACCTCCGCGAGAAGGACATCTACAGCCTCGACATGGGCGCGCTGATCGCAGGTGCCAAGTACCAGGGGGAGTTCGAAGAACGGTTGAAAGCTGTCATCAACGAAGTCACGCAGGCCGACGGGCAGATCTTCCTCTTCATCGATGAGATCCACACCCTCGTAGGTGCCGGAAAGGGGCAGGGAGCGATGGACGCCGCCAACATCCTCAAGCCGGCTTTGGCGCGGGGAGAACTCCGGGCCATCGGTGCCACCACGCTCGCTGAGTACCAGAAGTATTTTGAGGCAGATAAGGCACTGGAGCGTCGCTTCCAGCAGGTCAACGTAGCCGAACCTTCCGAAGAAGATGCTATCAGTATCCTCCGTGGGCTGAAGGAGCGTTACGAAACGCACCACAAGATCAACATCCTGGATGAGGCCGTCGTGGCCGCCGTCCAGCTGAGTGAGCGATACATCAACGATCGCTTCTTACCCGATAAGGCCATCGACCTGATCGACGAGGCCGCCGCCCGCCTCCGCCTGGAGATGAACTCCATGCCCGAGGAACTGGACCAGGTAGAACGGCAGATCCGCCAACTGGAAATTGAACGGGAAGCCGTCAAACGCGAAAACGACGAAGTAAAACTCGACCGCCTCGCCGCCGACATCGCTAACCTCGAAGACAAACGCAACGCACTCCGCGCCCAGTGGGAGTCCGAGCGGGAGGTCGTCCTCGGTATCCAGCAGGCTAAGAGCCGGATCGAAAACCTGAAGAACGACGCCAAGCAGGCGGAGCGCTCCGGCGATTTCAGCCGCGTGGCCGAGATCCGCTACGGCCTAATCCCCGAAGTGGAGCAGGAGCTCGAAAGTTTCAACACCCGCCTCGGTGAGATGCAGACCAACGCTAAAATGCTGGTCAAGGAAGAAGTGGACAGTGAAGACATCGCCGAGATCGTGGCCCGCTGGACGGGCATCCCCGTAACGCGGATGCTCCAGAGCGAGCGCGAAAAGCTTCTTAAGCTGGAAGACGAACTCCACAAGCGGGTCGTCGGCCAGGAAGAAGCCGTCGAAGCGGTAGCTGATGCCATCCGCCTCAACCGGACGGGCCTCAGTAGCCAGGACCGGCCCATTGGTTCCTTCCTCTTCCTCGGTACGACTGGGGTAGGGAAGACGGAACTGGCTAAAGCCCTCGCCGATTACCTCTTCAACGATGCCAACATGATGACGCGCATCGATATGAGTGAGTACCAGGAGCGCCACGCTGTCAGCCGCCTCGTCGGGCCACCCCCCGGCTACGTTGGCTACGACGAGGGTGGCCAGTTGACGGAAGCCGTCCGCCGCAAACCCTACAGCGTCGTCCTGCTGGACGAGATTGAAAAGGCCCACCCGGACGTCTTCAACACCCTCCTGCAGGTCCTGGACGATGGCCGCCTGACGGACAATAAGGGCCGGACGGCTAACTTCAAGAACACGATCATCATCATGACCTCCAACATTGGGTCCGAAGTAATTCGGGAGAAGTTCTCCCACATCAACGGTAACAACGAAGAGGAGATCGTGGAGGAAACGAAGGAGCAACTCTTCAACGTCCTCAAGCAAACCGTTCGCCCCGAGTTCCTCAACCGGATCGACGACGTGGTCATGTTCCGTCCCCTTTCCCGGGGCAACATCCGCGAGATTGTGGAGCTACAACTCCAGCAGATGCGCGAGCAGTTGGCGGAGCAGGATATCCACATTTCCATGTCCCACGAAGCCATGGATTGGCTGGCCGCCGAAGGGTACAGCCCCGAGTTTGGTGCCCGCCCCCTGAAGCGCGTCATCAAGAAGCGGGTCCTCCGCCAACTCTCGAAGCAGATGCTGGCTGGCGACATCCTCCCCGGCAGCCGCATGGTCCTCGACGTCTTCGACGACGTGGTCGTCTTCCGCAAGGAGCGCGAGCAGGAACAAGTAGTAGAAATTATTTAA